One segment of Flavobacteriales bacterium DNA contains the following:
- a CDS encoding c-type cytochrome yields the protein MKKYILFLLVGAIAMACGPDGDDGPDPVENEPHVIDLPSYFGPLVQPLDNEATVKGVELGRFLFFEQKLSADNTLSCAGCHLPAAGFADPNPTSTGIDGIDGTRNAMAIINLAYRSNGFFWDGRSATLEIQAEEPVPNPIEMHQEWPEALSKLRNDPLYPPMFKSAFGDTAITVDRVTKAIAQFERTLISGNSKFDRFLRGEVELTPSEIRGFDTFENETSDCFHCHGTYATAFQFTDNAFHNNGLDSVWPPSDPGLNAITGDPNDLGLFHTPTLRNIEFTGPYMHDGRFETLEEVIEFYNMGGHPSPTIDPNMKAAGVGRNWTQQQKDDLIAFLKTLSDPEFINDPDHSDPH from the coding sequence ATGAAGAAGTACATCCTCTTCTTATTGGTTGGCGCAATCGCCATGGCCTGTGGTCCGGACGGTGATGATGGACCTGATCCGGTTGAAAACGAACCCCATGTGATCGACCTTCCATCCTATTTTGGCCCGTTAGTGCAACCCTTGGACAATGAGGCGACCGTTAAAGGGGTTGAGCTCGGACGTTTTCTATTCTTTGAACAAAAGTTGAGCGCCGACAATACCTTGAGTTGTGCGGGGTGCCATCTGCCTGCGGCAGGATTCGCGGATCCCAACCCCACGAGTACCGGTATCGACGGTATCGATGGTACGCGGAATGCTATGGCCATTATTAATTTGGCCTACCGATCTAACGGCTTCTTTTGGGATGGTCGATCGGCGACTTTAGAGATCCAGGCAGAGGAGCCCGTGCCGAACCCAATCGAAATGCATCAGGAGTGGCCCGAGGCGCTGAGTAAGTTGCGCAACGATCCGCTGTATCCGCCCATGTTTAAAAGCGCATTTGGGGATACCGCCATAACCGTGGACCGGGTGACCAAGGCCATAGCTCAGTTCGAGCGAACCTTGATCAGTGGAAACAGTAAGTTCGATAGATTCTTGCGGGGCGAGGTTGAATTAACTCCGTCCGAAATTCGCGGGTTCGATACGTTCGAAAATGAAACTTCGGATTGTTTTCACTGCCACGGCACTTATGCCACGGCCTTTCAGTTTACCGATAACGCCTTCCACAATAATGGACTCGATAGTGTTTGGCCTCCCTCTGATCCGGGATTGAACGCCATTACCGGTGACCCCAATGACCTGGGCTTATTCCATACGCCCACGCTCAGAAACATCGAATTCACCGGACCTTACATGCACGATGGTCGATTCGAGACACTGGAAGAGGTGATCGAGTTTTATAATATGGGAGGGCATCCTTCGCCAACGATAGATCCCAATATGAAGGCGGCGGGGGTAGGTCGTAACTGGACTCAACAACAAAAGGACGACTTGATCGCCTTCTTGAAAACCCTTTCCGATCCTGAGTTTATCAATGATCCGGATCATTCCGACCCACATTAA
- a CDS encoding LPP20 family lipoprotein, giving the protein MKRIVSFSLIRAVLIGVGSLTSCKSKKLEAPKGEVEIAVPCSGEDFWSDKGVFRANAVGESKDQMVSRKKAMSNARADLANSINTTIKGTIDNYVNSREFNNQEDVEERFEGLTREVINQELAGVKAICKKMFTTEDGTYKELS; this is encoded by the coding sequence ATGAAACGTATTGTATCCTTTAGCTTGATCCGGGCTGTCCTCATAGGTGTGGGGTCCCTGACCTCTTGTAAGAGTAAAAAACTTGAAGCACCTAAGGGCGAAGTAGAGATCGCCGTGCCTTGCAGCGGTGAAGACTTTTGGTCCGATAAGGGCGTGTTCCGCGCCAATGCCGTTGGAGAATCAAAAGACCAGATGGTATCCAGGAAGAAAGCCATGAGCAATGCTCGGGCCGATTTGGCGAACTCTATCAATACGACCATCAAAGGAACCATCGACAACTACGTGAACTCACGAGAGTTCAACAACCAAGAAGACGTTGAAGAGCGTTTTGAGGGATTGACTCGAGAGGTGATCAATCAAGAGTTGGCCGGTGTGAAGGCCATTTGCAAAAAGATGTTCACTACCGAAGATGGCACGTACAAAGAACTGAGCTAA
- the mqnE gene encoding aminofutalosine synthase MqnE, with product MKKPASIEVILQSNLAPELKNIAEKVKAGERIIFDEGVLLFERGELGYLGTLANYIREQRHGNYTYFNRNFHVEPTNICFFDCKFCSYSRLLKHKNEGWEMTEEEILEKVRSYDGQPITEVHIVGGVHPKMGLHYFASLIKKVKEIRPDIHVKAFTAVELEYMCRKAKVSYEEGLRILKEHGQDSLPGGGAEIFDEEIRNIICADKCSTEQWLEIHETAHKLGMPSNATMLYGHIEKFKHRVDHMEHLRQLQDKTGRFNTFIPLKFRNGDNQMSDVPEVTMIDDLKMYAVARIYMDNFPHLKAYWPMIGRKTAQLTLGFGVNDIDGTIDDSTKIYSMAGAEEQNPAMTTGELVTLIKDAGRHPIERDTVYKHLKDYLEYDVEDIREQALPN from the coding sequence ATGAAAAAGCCCGCAAGTATAGAGGTCATTTTACAGAGTAACCTCGCTCCCGAACTCAAGAATATTGCCGAAAAAGTCAAAGCCGGAGAGCGCATCATCTTCGACGAAGGTGTGCTGCTTTTTGAGCGCGGCGAACTCGGATATTTGGGCACTTTGGCAAACTATATTCGCGAGCAACGGCACGGAAATTACACCTACTTCAACCGCAATTTCCACGTAGAGCCGACGAACATTTGCTTTTTCGATTGCAAGTTTTGCTCGTACAGCCGGCTGCTGAAACACAAGAACGAAGGCTGGGAAATGACCGAAGAAGAGATCCTCGAAAAAGTGCGCTCTTACGACGGACAACCTATTACAGAGGTGCATATCGTAGGAGGTGTGCACCCGAAAATGGGCTTACACTACTTCGCTTCGCTCATTAAAAAAGTAAAGGAAATTCGGCCCGACATTCACGTAAAAGCCTTTACCGCCGTAGAACTCGAGTACATGTGCCGCAAGGCCAAGGTAAGCTACGAAGAAGGCCTGCGCATACTGAAAGAACACGGACAAGACAGTTTGCCCGGCGGAGGAGCAGAGATCTTCGACGAGGAGATCCGCAACATCATTTGTGCGGATAAATGCAGCACCGAACAGTGGCTCGAGATTCACGAAACAGCTCACAAACTCGGAATGCCCTCGAATGCGACCATGCTGTATGGACATATCGAAAAGTTTAAGCACCGAGTCGATCACATGGAGCACTTACGTCAACTGCAGGACAAAACGGGCCGATTCAACACCTTTATCCCACTGAAGTTCCGCAATGGCGACAACCAAATGAGCGACGTGCCCGAAGTGACCATGATCGACGACCTCAAGATGTACGCAGTGGCTCGTATTTACATGGACAACTTCCCACACCTCAAAGCCTACTGGCCCATGATCGGACGCAAAACGGCGCAGCTTACACTCGGATTCGGAGTCAACGACATCGACGGTACCATCGACGACAGCACCAAGATCTACTCCATGGCCGGCGCCGAAGAGCAGAATCCGGCCATGACCACCGGCGAGCTCGTAACCTTGATCAAAGATGCCGGACGCCACCCGATCGAACGCGATACGGTCTACAAACACCTCAAAGATTACCTCGAATACGACGTCGAAGATATCCGCGAGCAAGCGTTGCCTAACTAA